A stretch of Bordetella genomosp. 13 DNA encodes these proteins:
- a CDS encoding 4'-phosphopantetheinyl transferase family protein → MDPSAALLTAVRACHDRARSRGSPAFLLCAPLGPASDVGGWLPLLDDHEQRRCMALRDPRHAHVYAASHALLRCVLAAVLDRGPQRIAYARDGRGKPRLADGCGVDFNLSHTRGMCLVGVRAQGRIGVDVEYVDPLHPLLARAARLRAPGEAPITPARQHVDAHARAVFASWVRKEALLKSDGRGLAQGSPRDLCLVRDAGGAWRDPREDAVVYDLGVSARHRAAVSLMPPARAPLLWRLPVAPG, encoded by the coding sequence ATGGATCCGTCCGCTGCCTTGCTGACGGCTGTCCGGGCTTGCCATGATCGGGCCCGAAGCCGCGGCTCGCCGGCCTTCCTGCTGTGCGCGCCGCTTGGGCCCGCAAGCGATGTCGGCGGTTGGCTGCCGCTGCTGGACGACCACGAACAGCGGCGGTGCATGGCGCTGCGCGATCCGCGCCACGCGCATGTCTATGCCGCCTCGCACGCGCTGCTGCGCTGCGTGTTGGCCGCGGTGCTGGACCGTGGGCCGCAACGCATCGCGTATGCGCGGGACGGCCGGGGCAAGCCGCGCCTGGCGGACGGCTGCGGCGTCGACTTCAACCTGTCGCATACGCGCGGCATGTGCCTGGTGGGCGTGCGCGCGCAGGGGCGCATCGGCGTGGACGTGGAGTACGTGGATCCGCTGCACCCGCTGCTGGCGCGCGCGGCGCGGCTTCGCGCGCCCGGCGAGGCGCCCATCACGCCGGCGCGGCAGCACGTCGACGCCCACGCACGCGCCGTGTTCGCGTCATGGGTGCGCAAAGAGGCGCTGCTGAAGTCGGATGGCCGCGGCCTGGCCCAGGGCTCGCCCCGCGATCTGTGCCTGGTACGCGATGCCGGAGGGGCGTGGCGCGATCCCCGCGAGGACGCGGTGGTGTACGACCTGGGCGTATCGGCCCGGCATCGCGCGGCCGTGAGCCTGATGCCGCCGGCGCGCGCGCCGCTGCTGTGGCGGCTGCCCGTCGCGCCGGGGTAG